The region CCGCACCGAAGCGGCTCAAGCTGATTCCAGCAAATGCACGGTCCTCCTCGTACGAGAGCACGACCACGGAATCGCCGATCGCGGCCAGGACCTCAGCGATTACCTCAGGGTGCGTCCCGTAGCCGCTTCTGGCGGTCAAGACATCCTCCATACCGGGCCAGTCCCGGTTGACGGCCGGGCATGCTCATCATCGTGAGCGCCTACAGCAGCGACCAGGACTTGAACGTCACCGACGCCACCGGGAACGGTGTCGAGGTGGACGTGGCCACCAACTTGATGAACGGCACCGTTCGGCTGTCGGTGCTGTGGACCGACGAGATCTACTTGTGCCCTGATGACGCCGAACGCGTGGCTCAGGCCCTTCTCCGCGCCGCTGAGCGCGGCCGTCGCATCGCCGGACCTCGAAGCACGGGACCGGCCAACCCCCACGCCAGCCAGTGAGTTACAGCTTTCCCAGCTGGGTCAAGGCGACTCGCTCCGCTCCCCGCGCGCGGCAAACAGCCGCCTGACGTCAGAGAAGGGGCACATCGTGGCTGGGGCGGTCGGATGACGGGTTCCTGGGGGCACTGGACAGATTTGGGGGTGCCCGGAAGCCACCTGGGCACCTTTCAGGCTGCTCGATATCGTGGAGCATCACACACTCACTCGGGGGACCGTCTGTGATCGAGCTCGGCGTGCTATTTGGTCTGTTGGTGGCAGCGGTACTGGTCCTGCTCTTCGTGCTCCTGCGCCGAAGAAACGGCAACACGGAGAACGTCGACGGTCGCCTGATCGAGCAAGCACGGCGGCTGCAGGCGCACAATGACAGGGTCTCCTACAACGCCGCCTCAGTGCACGGCTCTTCGCCCACCATGACCGACCACTACCGTCCCTAACCCCACGGGGACCATGGGAGCTTGTGCGAGGTCTCGGAGAACACACAGGGCAGCGTTCCGCCAGGCCAGGTCGCACCTGGTGGCGCGATTTTCGACTGGCGTTCAAAGATCAAGGCGCCCCGTGCCAGACCCGTGCCAGATCGAGCGTTCACCAGGAGGTGCCGAGTGGTGGTGATCGGACGTTCTTCGCTCGCGCGCCCCGTCGGTGAGGGTCGGCTCAGGACGCGGACTTGGCGGTGACGCGGACGCGCAAGGCATCGCGGACGGCGGGCCATTCGTCGGCGAGCAGGCTGTAGTACAGGGAGTCGCGGCGAGTGCCGTCCGGGCGGCGCATATGGCTGCGCAGGGTGCCTTCGTGTACCAGGCCGAGGCGGGACAGGGCCTGCTGGGAGCGCACGTTGAGGTTGTCGGTGCGCAGGGCCAGCCGAGCCAGGCGCAGGTCCTCGAAGGCGTGGGTGAACAGCAGCAGTTTGGACTCGACGTTGTAGGGGCCGCCCCAGCAGGAACGGTCGAACCAGGTCGCGCCGATCTCGGTGCGGCTCTCGGTCAGGTCGAGGTCGTACATGCTGGTTGAACCGATCACCGTGCCGTCGTCACGGCGCTGCACCGCGAAGCAGCGCCGTGTCGGGTCGGCGGTCATCTCGCCGAGCCACGCGCGCAGTTGGGCCACGGTCTCGGGTCGTGCCCGGGGCATCCATCGCCAGACCTCGGGGTCGGACGCCGACGGGAAGAGAGCCTCGGCGTGGCCGGGAGACAGACGGACGAGGCGGACGACAGTGCCCACAAGCGGCTGGTTGGTCATCGAAGCAGAATAGTTCCGGTGAC is a window of Streptomyces mirabilis DNA encoding:
- a CDS encoding GNAT family N-acetyltransferase, with product MTNQPLVGTVVRLVRLSPGHAEALFPSASDPEVWRWMPRARPETVAQLRAWLGEMTADPTRRCFAVQRRDDGTVIGSTSMYDLDLTESRTEIGATWFDRSCWGGPYNVESKLLLFTHAFEDLRLARLALRTDNLNVRSQQALSRLGLVHEGTLRSHMRRPDGTRRDSLYYSLLADEWPAVRDALRVRVTAKSAS